The genomic region GCAATATCTGCTTGTTCAGATTTGGTATAAACAGTCAATAGAACGATCCCTTTTGCAGTTTTGACATAATAAATTAGACGGTAGCCACCGCTTTTACCTTTTTTAATGTCGCTATTTCTGATTCTCAGCTTAAAGACTTCATCCGCAATCCCAGATATTCGATCTCCCGGCAATTCTCCCCGTTCAAGTTGTTCGATTAGGGGTTGTATATCATCACGAATACTGCGATATTTCTTGGCAAGGGTGCGTAAATTTCGGTTGAAGGTTGGCGCAGCTTCAACTTGAATTAACGGTTGCTCAGACATCCTCAAGTCCTTCCCAAAGTTGGGCAACAGGAATGGTTTGTCCGGTCATTGCTTCATGCCAAGCTTGACGGAAATCTGCTATAATTTCTTCTTTAGTTTTATCATCTTCATTTATTTCTCCTGCTTCTGGGATGAGGACAATTAGTTCAACGCGACTGTTTTTCTCTGTCATTAGGGGGCGATCTAAAGTAATTTGCCCTTGTTCATTGATGATAGCCATAACTTTAATTGCTTTCATTGCTTCTCCCGTTTAAGTAATAGTTTTAAGATTTGAGTAAAGCTTCACGCACCCATTGCCGAAATGCTCGTCGTGCTGCACTAGCTCCCTCTGTTTCGCTCAATTTCAAAAATTGCACAATTCCCTCAATAACAGGGAAATTACCAAATGTGAGGCTACTTTCTACCTGCACATACTCGCTTTCATGTAATAGGAATATTTGCAATTTGCCATTTCCATAACACCAAAGTTCCGGCACACCTAACGCCACATAAGCGGAAATCTGCGTTTTTGAAGTTACGTCTATTTCAATTGCTAAATCTGGTGGTGGGTCTACTGATAAATTAAGCCGTCGCTTTCCAATCATTCGGCGAGCATTTTGAATATAGAAACAGGTATCCGGTTCTATACCTGCTGACATTTCCGCACGTTTAAATGTTGTCGATCCGTAAGGCTCCCAGTCCATTTCTAACTCATCAAGTAGCAATTTAACCATGTCGCCGATTAGTTCTTTGTTAACTTCATGTTCTGGTAACGGCATCCGAATTTCCAACACCCCTTGATAGTAAGCAATTCGTGCAGCGCGATGTTCTCCAATTTCGTTTAAAATTGCTTCAAACTCTGCCCAACTAATCTCGCGCAATGTCAAGTATTGCCCTGGTTGAACGTCAATTTGACGCAGTTGTAGTGTAACGACCATTTCATCCTCCATACTCCATCATTGCATCGTATATCATCTAAAACCTCATTTTGCTTTCCTTATGACCACAACCGCTGAATTGGATAAGCATCAAAAGCCGGATCGCGACTAATTAAAACAAGGGAATGATTTATTGCCTGTGCTACCAGAATGCGATCGAACGGATCGCGATGATTCAATGGCAGACTTATATAAGTTTCAGTATCTTCAAACGTAATCGGTAAGAGTTGAGCGTTAATGTATTGCAATTCCTTTTGCAGGTCTTGAAATGGTCGATTCAGTTGAAGCTTACCAACATTGATTTTAATGGATATTTCCCAAAGGCTGGCAATACTAAAATACAAACCTGTTTTAGTATCGATCGCTTCTTTCGCTTTACTACCCAGCTTGGGATCGCCAAGCAAATACCAAAGGAAGGCATGAGTATCTAAGAGGGCTTTCATCTTACATATATTCCTTTAGATCTTCCAGTGGTTCATCAAAATCATCAGACATCACGATCTGACCAGCCCAACTACCATAACCATGAATTTCTTCAAGCTGTTCTTGAGATAATTCAGTCTTTGCTTGTTTCTCAAGTAAATATTCTGCATAATGCAATATCTCTTTTTTTAGAGGATCTGGCATTTTGACGATAGTTTGAAATATCTCTGTATCGATAGTCATGATTTCTCTTTCGCAATACAATAGTAATATATTATAACATGGGTGTTTTGGAATTATTATGCTAATGTTCATATTGAAACATTTTTGGAGGAACACGGCATCATAAATATGTCGGTTATCCGAAAATTTTAATTATGCGGTGTCCAAAGCAGCATACCTACGACAAAGGGCTGCAAGTCTATATTGTTGGATCTCTGAGGGGTTGACAAACTGAGCTTTTTGTTATGGCGGTAATGGGGAATGGGGAATGGGTAATGGTCAGAAAAACATTTTTCCCAATTCTTTTAACATTGAACAATCCTGTACAGAAGAGCCTAGCCTATGTTTTTGACCAATGCGATCGCATATCGTTTCCCTGGGATATCATCCCTCGTTTCCCAAGAACCGCTCTTGGCAACTGCTGAAGCCGAAAATGCTCCGATTGTCCTCACCGGGGTGCTGCTGAGTTTAGTGGTAATCTATGTCGCCAGTAAAATCGGCGCTGAAATCTCCAAGCGCCTTGATTTTCCGCCCGTTTTGGGCGAACTGGTAGCTGGGGTAATTGTGGGCATATCTGCCTTGCATCTGATCGTCTTCCCGGAGAGTGGACTCCAAGCATCCGATTCGGGGGTCATGACTGTTCTGCAATGGATTAACAATCTGACTCCAGAAGCGTTGACCAGCATATTTCAGTCCCAAGGCGAAGTTATTTCCGTTCTGGCAGAACTGGGTGTAATCGTTTTGCTGTTTGAGATTGGGCTGGAATCGGATCTGCGCCAACTCAAGGAAGTGGGCTCTCAAGCCACGGTGGTTGCCTGTGTCGGGGTAGCAGTGCCCTTTGCGGCTGGTACAGTTGGACTCATGACATTCTTCCACGTGCCCGCCATTCCGGCCATTTTTGCGGGGGCTGCACTCACAGCAACCAGTATTGGCATCACTTCTAAGGTTTTATCCGAACTGGGACGACTCAAATCCACAGAAGGTCAAATCATTGTTGGTGCAGCGGTAATTGATGATGTGCTGGGAATTATTGTCCTGGCGGTTGTCGCCAGTTTAGCCAAAACTGGGAAGATTGATGTTGTCAATGTCATCTACTTAATCGTCAGTGCAACAGCTTTTTTGATTGGTTCTATCCTGTTGGGTAACATCTTCAACAAAACCTTTATTGCCGTTGTGGAAAATTTTAAAACCCGTGGCAATATCGTGATTCCGGCGTTTACTTTTGCCTTCTTTATGGCATTCCTGGGCAACGCAATTCATCTGGAAGCGATTTTAGGAGCATTCGCGGCTGGGTTGGTGCTGGATGAAACCGATGCCCGCAAAGAGTTGGATGAATTGGTGAAACCCATCGCCGACCTTTTTGTGCCCATTTTCTTTGTCGCTGTAGGAGCTAGAGCGGATTTGGGGGTCTTGAATCCAACTGTGCCCGATAATCGGGCGGGTTTGTTTATTGCGGTATTTTTGATTGCTGTGGCGATCGCAGGCAAGATAGTAACAGGCTGGGCAGTGTTTGGGCAACCGGGGATTAATCGGTGGGCTATAGGTGTCGGGATGATTCCTCGTGGCGAAGTTGGGCTGGTGTTTGCAGGTATCGGTTCTGCCAGTGGCGTGATTGACAAGCCGTTGGAAGCTGCCATTATCATTATGGTGATTTTGACCACATTTCTGGCTCCACCATTTCTGCGGATCGCTTTTGGTAAACCGGCGGAACCGCCAGCCAGTGGAGAACCGTTGGTGGCTCCCACTTTAGTGGATGAATCTCAACCGTTATCGTGAGGGTTGCGGAGCGATCGGCTTTTTTGTCATCGAATCGAGTGCGCGATCGCTCCGCAATGAGCTATGAACCACGAACCGTGAACCATTAGCGATCGCAACGATTATCGCTATGAAACTGAAATTACTACCGCTGATTTTGACAGCAGGAGCGATCGCGAAAAATCAAGCCCCATCGCTCCAAACGACCTTGCAAATAAAGCGCGAGCGGGTTAAGATAAAATTTAATATATTTATTCAAGCAGTTAGCAGTTAGAGGATAGAATAAATTTGATTAAAAACTTCATTATTAAACTACTTACTGCGGGTTCGCAACAAGACTATGCTATGCTTGCCAATCAAATGACTTTAGCAGATGCGATCGCTAAAATTGACTGGCTTTTTGGATGCGATCGCGTCTTAAAGGAATTCGATTCCGATATTACCGTATCTTACTACACCCAAAGTGAATGGGGCTATCAAACCTATCACTCCGGACAAGATGTTATCCACATGGCGTTGAATTTCGATGGGGTGTTCGATCCTGATGGTTACTATGCTCAACCCAAAGTGGTTGCAGAACAAATTAA from Argonema galeatum A003/A1 harbors:
- a CDS encoding type II toxin-antitoxin system RelE family toxin produces the protein MSEQPLIQVEAAPTFNRNLRTLAKKYRSIRDDIQPLIEQLERGELPGDRISGIADEVFKLRIRNSDIKKGKSGGYRLIYYVKTAKGIVLLTVYTKSEQADIAADEIRDIISEYKQRAVEDE
- a CDS encoding Uma2 family endonuclease, encoding MVVTLQLRQIDVQPGQYLTLREISWAEFEAILNEIGEHRAARIAYYQGVLEIRMPLPEHEVNKELIGDMVKLLLDELEMDWEPYGSTTFKRAEMSAGIEPDTCFYIQNARRMIGKRRLNLSVDPPPDLAIEIDVTSKTQISAYVALGVPELWCYGNGKLQIFLLHESEYVQVESSLTFGNFPVIEGIVQFLKLSETEGASAARRAFRQWVREALLKS
- a CDS encoding type II toxin-antitoxin system VapC family toxin; this translates as MKALLDTHAFLWYLLGDPKLGSKAKEAIDTKTGLYFSIASLWEISIKINVGKLQLNRPFQDLQKELQYINAQLLPITFEDTETYISLPLNHRDPFDRILVAQAINHSLVLISRDPAFDAYPIQRLWS
- a CDS encoding DUF2281 domain-containing protein; this translates as MTIDTEIFQTIVKMPDPLKKEILHYAEYLLEKQAKTELSQEQLEEIHGYGSWAGQIVMSDDFDEPLEDLKEYM
- a CDS encoding cation:proton antiporter, which produces MFLTNAIAYRFPGISSLVSQEPLLATAEAENAPIVLTGVLLSLVVIYVASKIGAEISKRLDFPPVLGELVAGVIVGISALHLIVFPESGLQASDSGVMTVLQWINNLTPEALTSIFQSQGEVISVLAELGVIVLLFEIGLESDLRQLKEVGSQATVVACVGVAVPFAAGTVGLMTFFHVPAIPAIFAGAALTATSIGITSKVLSELGRLKSTEGQIIVGAAVIDDVLGIIVLAVVASLAKTGKIDVVNVIYLIVSATAFLIGSILLGNIFNKTFIAVVENFKTRGNIVIPAFTFAFFMAFLGNAIHLEAILGAFAAGLVLDETDARKELDELVKPIADLFVPIFFVAVGARADLGVLNPTVPDNRAGLFIAVFLIAVAIAGKIVTGWAVFGQPGINRWAIGVGMIPRGEVGLVFAGIGSASGVIDKPLEAAIIIMVILTTFLAPPFLRIAFGKPAEPPASGEPLVAPTLVDESQPLS